One genomic window of Streptococcus mitis includes the following:
- the efp gene encoding elongation factor P, producing MIEASKLKAGMTFETADGKLIRVLEASHHKPGKGNTIMRMKLRDVRTGSTFDTSYRPEEKFEQAIIETVPAQYLYKMDETAYFMNTETYDQYEIPVVNVENELLYILENSDVKIQFYGTEVIGVTVPTTVELTVAETQPSIKGATVTGSGKPATMETGLVVNVPDFIEAGQKLIINTAEGTYVSRA from the coding sequence ATGATTGAAGCAAGCAAATTGAAAGCTGGTATGACATTTGAAACTGCAGACGGAAAATTGATCCGCGTTTTGGAAGCTAGCCACCACAAACCAGGTAAAGGGAACACGATTATGCGTATGAAATTGCGTGATGTCCGTACTGGTTCTACATTTGACACAAGCTACCGTCCAGAAGAAAAATTCGAACAAGCTATTATCGAAACTGTTCCAGCTCAATACTTGTACAAAATGGATGAAACTGCCTACTTCATGAATACTGAAACTTACGACCAATACGAAATCCCAGTCGTAAATGTTGAAAATGAATTGCTTTACATCCTTGAAAACTCTGATGTGAAAATCCAATTCTACGGAACTGAAGTAATCGGTGTAACTGTACCAACTACTGTTGAATTGACAGTCGCTGAAACACAACCGTCTATCAAAGGTGCTACTGTTACAGGTTCTGGTAAACCAGCAACTATGGAAACTGGACTTGTTGTCAACGTTCCTGACTTCATCGAAGCTGGACAAAAATTGATCATCAACACTGCAGAAGGAACTTACGTTTCTCGTGCCTAA
- the nusB gene encoding transcription antitermination factor NusB, producing MTSPLLESRRELRKCAFQALMSLEFGTDMETACHFAYTHDRENADVQIPAFLLNLVSGVQAQKDELDKQINQHLKSGWTVERLTLVEKNLLRLGIFEITSFDTPQLVAVNEAIELAKNFSDQKSARFINGLLSQFVTEENE from the coding sequence ATGACTAGTCCATTATTAGAATCTAGACGCGAACTTCGTAAATGCGCTTTTCAAGCTCTTATGAGTCTTGAATTCGGTACAGATATGGAAACAGCTTGTCACTTTGCCTACACGCATGACCGTGAAAATGCAGATGTGCAAATCCCTGCCTTTCTTCTGAACTTGGTTTCTGGCGTTCAAGCTCAAAAAGACGAGTTGGATAAACAAATCAACCAGCACCTCAAATCAGGCTGGACAGTTGAACGATTGACCTTGGTCGAAAAAAACTTACTACGCTTGGGAATCTTTGAAATCACATCATTTGATACACCTCAGTTGGTAGCAGTCAATGAAGCCATTGAACTTGCTAAGAATTTTTCAGATCAAAAATCAGCTCGTTTTATCAATGGACTGCTTAGTCAATTTGTAACTGAAGAAAATGAATAA
- the fabZ gene encoding 3-hydroxyacyl-ACP dehydratase FabZ, translating into MIDIQGIKEALPHRYPMLLVDRVLEVSEDTIVAIKNVTINEPFFNGHFPQYPVMPGVLIMEALAQTAGVLELSKSENKGKLVFYAGMDKVKFKKQVVPGDQLVMTATFVKRRGTIAVVEAKAEVDGKLAASGTLTFAIGN; encoded by the coding sequence ATGATCGATATTCAAGGAATCAAAGAAGCCCTTCCTCACCGTTATCCTATGCTCCTAGTGGACCGTGTGTTGGAAGTGAGCGAGGATACCATTGTTGCCATCAAAAATGTAACCATCAATGAGCCCTTCTTCAACGGTCATTTTCCTCAATACCCTGTCATGCCAGGTGTTCTGATTATGGAAGCCTTGGCGCAAACAGCTGGTGTCTTGGAGTTATCAAAATCTGAAAATAAAGGTAAACTAGTCTTTTACGCTGGTATGGATAAGGTTAAGTTCAAGAAGCAAGTTGTACCAGGTGACCAATTAGTTATGACGGCAACATTTGTAAAACGTCGTGGCACCATAGCTGTGGTTGAAGCAAAGGCTGAAGTGGATGGCAAGCTTGCGGCCAGTGGAACTCTTACCTTTGCAATAGGGAACTAA
- a CDS encoding Asp23/Gls24 family envelope stress response protein gives MGIEEQFGEIVIAPRVLEKIIAIATAKVDGVHSFSNKSVSDTLSKLSLGRGVYLKNIEEELTADIYLYLEYGVKVPKVALAIQKAVKDAVRDMADVELSAVNIHVAGIVPDKTPKPELKDLFNEDFLND, from the coding sequence ATGGGAATTGAAGAACAATTTGGCGAAATCGTTATCGCTCCACGTGTACTTGAAAAAATCATTGCTATCGCAACTGCTAAAGTTGATGGTGTCCACTCATTTTCAAATAAATCCGTATCTGATACCCTATCAAAACTCTCTCTTGGTCGTGGCGTTTATCTTAAAAATATCGAAGAAGAGCTGACAGCTGATATCTATCTCTATCTTGAGTACGGTGTGAAGGTACCAAAAGTCGCTCTTGCTATTCAAAAAGCAGTAAAAGATGCTGTCCGTGATATGGCTGATGTGGAACTTTCTGCTGTCAACATCCATGTTGCAGGAATCGTTCCAGATAAAACACCAAAACCTGAGTTGAAAGATCTATTTAACGAGGACTTCCTCAATGACTAG
- a CDS encoding acetyl-CoA carboxylase biotin carboxylase subunit, with translation MFRKILIANRGEIAVRIIRAARELGIATVAVYSTADKEALHTLLADEAVCIGPGKATESYLNINAVLSAAVLTEAEAIHPGFGFLSENSKFATMCEEVGIKFIGPSGHVMDMMGDKINARAQMIKAGVPVIPGSDGEVHNSEEALIVAEKIGYPVMLKASAGGGGKGIRKVEKPEDLVSAFETASSEAKANYGNGAMYIERVIYPARHIEVQILGDEHGNVIHLGERDCSLQRNNQKVLEESPSIAIGKTLRNEIGSAAVRAAESVGYENAGTIEFLLDEASGKFYFMEMNTRVQVEHPVTEFVSGVDIVKEQIRIAAGQPLSVKQEDIVLRGHAIECRINAENPAFNFAPSPGKITNLYLPSGGVGLRVDSAVYSGYTIPPYYDSMIAKIIVHGENRFDALMKMQRALYELEIEGVQTNADFQLDLISDRNVIAGDYDTSFLMETFLPKYQEKE, from the coding sequence ATGTTTCGAAAAATTTTAATTGCCAATCGTGGTGAAATCGCGGTTCGTATTATCCGTGCGGCGCGTGAATTGGGGATTGCGACGGTGGCGGTTTATTCAACTGCTGATAAGGAAGCCCTTCATACGCTTTTGGCAGATGAAGCAGTTTGTATTGGTCCTGGCAAGGCAACAGAGTCTTATCTCAATATTAATGCGGTTCTATCAGCTGCAGTCTTGACTGAGGCAGAAGCCATTCACCCCGGTTTCGGATTTCTCAGTGAAAATTCCAAATTTGCTACCATGTGTGAAGAGGTGGGAATCAAGTTTATCGGTCCATCTGGTCATGTTATGGATATGATGGGGGATAAGATTAATGCGCGCGCTCAGATGATCAAAGCGGGCGTGCCTGTTATACCAGGTTCGGATGGAGAAGTGCATAACTCTGAGGAAGCTTTGATTGTTGCTGAAAAAATTGGCTATCCTGTGATGCTCAAGGCTTCAGCAGGTGGAGGTGGTAAAGGGATTCGTAAGGTTGAAAAACCAGAAGACCTCGTTTCAGCCTTTGAAACGGCCTCTAGCGAAGCCAAGGCCAATTATGGCAATGGTGCCATGTACATAGAACGGGTCATCTATCCAGCTCGTCATATCGAGGTTCAAATCTTAGGAGATGAACACGGAAATGTGATTCACTTGGGGGAACGGGATTGTTCTCTTCAACGGAATAACCAAAAGGTTTTGGAAGAAAGTCCTTCAATTGCAATCGGCAAAACGCTACGCAATGAAATTGGTTCTGCTGCTGTTCGAGCTGCAGAGTCTGTTGGTTATGAAAATGCAGGGACCATTGAGTTTCTTCTTGATGAAGCCAGTGGAAAATTCTATTTCATGGAAATGAATACTCGTGTTCAGGTGGAACATCCAGTAACAGAATTCGTTTCAGGTGTGGATATTGTTAAGGAACAGATTCGCATTGCGGCAGGTCAGCCTCTGTCTGTTAAGCAAGAAGATATTGTTCTGCGTGGTCATGCCATCGAGTGTCGTATCAATGCAGAAAATCCTGCCTTCAACTTTGCTCCAAGTCCAGGTAAGATTACCAATCTCTATCTGCCAAGTGGTGGAGTTGGATTGCGCGTGGATTCAGCAGTTTATTCAGGTTATACCATTCCGCCTTATTATGATAGCATGATTGCCAAAATCATCGTTCATGGTGAAAATCGTTTTGATGCACTTATGAAAATGCAACGTGCCCTCTATGAATTAGAGATTGAAGGAGTGCAGACCAATGCAGATTTCCAGCTTGACCTCATTTCAGATCGCAATGTCATTGCTGGAGATTATGATACTTCCTTCTTGATGGAAACCTTTTTACCCAAGTATCAAGAAAAAGAATAA
- the accB gene encoding acetyl-CoA carboxylase biotin carboxyl carrier protein: MNLNDIKDLMAQFDQSSLREFSYKNGTDELQFSKNEARLVPEVAAQVAPAPVLATPSPVAPSSAPAETVVEETSAPVEASVAAEGDVVESPLVGVAYLAAGPDRPAFVTVGDSVKKGQTLVIIEAMKVMNEIPAPKDGVVTEILVSNEEMVEFGKGLVRIK, from the coding sequence ATGAATTTAAACGATATTAAAGACTTGATGGCTCAATTTGACCAGTCAAGTTTGAGAGAATTTTCTTATAAAAATGGGACGGATGAGTTGCAGTTTAGCAAGAATGAAGCTAGACTTGTACCTGAAGTTGCAGCTCAAGTCGCTCCAGCGCCCGTTCTAGCAACACCAAGTCCAGTAGCGCCTTCATCTGCTCCAGCAGAAACTGTAGTGGAAGAAACTTCGGCGCCAGTAGAAGCAAGTGTGGCTGCTGAGGGAGATGTTGTAGAGAGCCCACTTGTTGGGGTGGCTTACTTGGCTGCTGGTCCAGATAGACCTGCCTTTGTAACAGTTGGTGATAGTGTTAAAAAAGGCCAAACATTGGTAATTATTGAAGCCATGAAAGTCATGAATGAAATCCCAGCTCCTAAGGATGGTGTGGTAACAGAAATTCTCGTTTCTAATGAAGAAATGGTTGAGTTTGGTAAAGGATTGGTACGTATCAAATGA
- a CDS encoding acetyl-CoA carboxylase carboxyl transferase subunit alpha yields MNIAKIVREAREQSRLTTLDFATGIFDDFIQLHGDRSFRDDGAVVGGIGWLGDQAVTVVGIQKGKSLQDNLKRNFGQPHPEGYRKALRLMKQAEKFGRPVVTFINTAGAYPGVGAEERGQGEAIARNLMEMSDLKVPIIAIIIGEGGSGGALALAVADRVWMLENSIYAILSPEGFASILWKDGSRAMEAAELMKITSHELLEMDVVDKVISEAGLSSKELIKNVKKELQAELARLLQKPLEELLEERYQRFRKY; encoded by the coding sequence ATGAATATTGCAAAAATAGTCAGAGAAGCGCGTGAGCAGAGTCGCTTGACAACCTTGGACTTTGCGACAGGCATTTTTGATGACTTTATCCAATTACACGGCGACCGTTCTTTTCGTGATGATGGTGCAGTTGTTGGTGGTATTGGCTGGCTTGGAGATCAAGCTGTAACAGTGGTTGGTATCCAAAAAGGCAAGAGTTTACAAGATAACCTCAAGCGGAATTTTGGACAACCGCATCCAGAAGGCTACCGCAAGGCCCTACGGTTGATGAAACAGGCTGAAAAGTTTGGTCGTCCAGTTGTGACCTTTATCAATACTGCAGGTGCCTATCCTGGTGTCGGTGCGGAAGAACGTGGTCAAGGGGAAGCTATTGCTCGCAATCTCATGGAAATGAGTGACCTGAAAGTTCCTATAATTGCCATCATTATTGGTGAAGGTGGTTCAGGTGGAGCTCTGGCTCTAGCTGTCGCGGACCGTGTTTGGATGCTGGAAAATTCTATCTATGCCATTCTCAGTCCAGAAGGTTTTGCTTCTATTCTATGGAAGGATGGCAGTCGTGCTATGGAAGCGGCAGAACTGATGAAAATCACTTCGCATGAACTGTTAGAAATGGACGTGGTGGACAAGGTGATTTCTGAAGCAGGACTTTCTAGTAAAGAACTTATTAAGAATGTTAAAAAAGAACTTCAAGCTGAGCTAGCTAGACTTTTACAAAAACCGCTAGAAGAGTTGTTGGAAGAGCGTTATCAACGATTTAGAAAATACTAA
- the accD gene encoding acetyl-CoA carboxylase, carboxyltransferase subunit beta: MALFSKKDKYIRINPNRSVREKPQAKPEVPDELFSQCPSCKHTIYQKDLGSERICPHCSYTFRISAQERLALTIDMGTFKELFTGIESKDPLHFPGYQKKLATMREKTGLDEAVVTGTALIKGQTVALGIMDSNFIMASMGTVVGEKITRLFEYATVEKLPVVLFTASGGARMQEGIMSLMQMAKISAAVKRHSNAGLFYLTILTDPTTGGVTASFAMEGDIILAEPQSLVGFAGRRVIENTVRESLPEDFQKAEFLLEHGFVDAIVKRRDLPDTIASLVRLHGGGPR, translated from the coding sequence ATGGCTCTATTTAGTAAAAAAGATAAGTATATTCGAATCAATCCCAATCGTTCGGTTAGGGAAAAACCTCAAGCTAAGCCAGAGGTTCCAGATGAATTATTCTCCCAGTGTCCGAGCTGTAAGCATACCATCTATCAGAAGGATCTGGGAAGTGAGCGTATCTGCCCACACTGTAGCTATACCTTTCGTATTTCTGCCCAAGAACGCTTGGCTTTGACGATTGATATGGGAACCTTCAAGGAATTGTTTACAGGGATTGAAAGCAAGGATCCCTTGCATTTCCCTGGCTATCAAAAAAAACTAGCAACTATGCGTGAAAAAACTGGTCTGGACGAAGCCGTTGTGACAGGAACAGCTCTTATAAAAGGTCAGACTGTGGCTCTTGGGATTATGGATTCCAACTTTATCATGGCTTCTATGGGTACGGTTGTAGGTGAGAAAATCACTCGTTTGTTTGAGTATGCGACTGTCGAAAAATTGCCAGTTGTTCTATTCACAGCCTCTGGTGGAGCCCGTATGCAGGAAGGAATCATGAGTCTCATGCAGATGGCCAAGATCTCTGCAGCAGTTAAACGGCATTCTAATGCTGGTCTCTTTTACCTGACCATTTTGACAGATCCAACGACAGGTGGTGTGACAGCTTCTTTCGCTATGGAAGGTGATATCATTCTGGCTGAACCACAAAGTTTGGTTGGTTTTGCTGGGCGTCGTGTCATTGAAAATACAGTTCGTGAAAGCTTGCCTGAGGATTTCCAAAAGGCAGAATTCCTATTGGAACATGGTTTTGTGGATGCTATCGTCAAAAGAAGAGATTTGCCAGATACGATTGCAAGCCTAGTCAGATTGCATGGAGGTGGTCCTAGATGA